A region of Pirellulaceae bacterium DNA encodes the following proteins:
- a CDS encoding secondary thiamine-phosphate synthase enzyme YjbQ, with translation MKTLTKELWMEVPERRGIISIHDQVEQLVAESGVTDGLVLVNAMHITASVFINDNESGLHADYERWLEDLVPFDAGTNPATGGYLHNRTGEDNADAHHKRQIMGREVVVAITDGKLHLGPWEHIFYYEFDGRRRKRILVKILGE, from the coding sequence AACAAAAGAACTGTGGATGGAAGTACCCGAACGTCGGGGCATCATTTCAATACACGATCAGGTCGAACAGCTTGTTGCGGAGAGCGGTGTGACCGATGGTCTTGTGCTTGTGAACGCAATGCACATCACAGCGAGTGTATTCATCAATGACAACGAATCAGGGCTGCACGCCGATTACGAGCGGTGGCTGGAAGACTTGGTACCGTTTGATGCAGGAACAAATCCGGCGACAGGTGGATATTTACACAATCGCACCGGCGAAGATAACGCGGACGCCCACCACAAACGTCAGATCATGGGCCGAGAGGTAGTGGTCGCTATCACCGATGGAAAACTACATCTCGGGCCATGGGAGCACATCTTCTATTACGAATTTGACGGACGACGGCGCAAACGCATCTTGGTCAAGATTTTGGGCGAGTGA